The Balaenoptera acutorostrata chromosome 10, mBalAcu1.1, whole genome shotgun sequence genome has a window encoding:
- the RRP9 gene encoding U3 small nucleolar RNA-interacting protein 2, giving the protein MSATGAARKRGKPASGAGAGAGAGKLRRKGDSSGDKGKSKGGGKMNEEISSDSESESLVPRRTEEEEELEETAQEKKLRLAKLYLEQLKQQEEEKAEAREFEEDQVAGRLKEDVLEQRGRLQKSVAKEIQAPDPADFRILRGHQLSITCLVITPDDLAIFSASKDCTIIKWSVESGWKLHVIPRAKKGAEGQPSGHSSHVLCMAISSDGKYLASGDRSKLILIWEAQSCQHLYTFTGHRDAVSGLAFRRGTHQLYSTSHDRSVKVWNVAENSYVETLFGHQDAVAALDALSRECCVTAGGRDGTVRVWKIPEESQLVFYGHQGSIDSIQLINEEHMVSGADDGSVALWGLSKKRPLALQREAHGLRGELGLEQPFWVSSVAALLNTDLVATGSHSNSVRLWQCGEGFRQLDLLCDIPLVGFINSLKFSSAGDFLVAGVGQEHRLGRWWRIKEARNSVCIIPLHRAPRPPAAGS; this is encoded by the exons ATGTCGGCGACAGGGGCGGCTCGAAAGAGGGGAAAGCCGGCCTCGGGGGCCGGGGCTGGTGCGGGGGCCGGCAAGCTGCGGCGAAAG GGCGACTCTTCTGGGGACAAGGGCAAGTCCAAGGGTGGCGGCAAGATGAATGAGGAGATCTCCAGCGACTCGGAGAGTGAGAG CCTAGTTCCCAGGaggactgaggaggaggaggagctggaggagaccGCACAGGAGAAGAAGCTGCGCTTGGCCAAGCTCTACCTTGAACAGCTTAAGCAGCAAG AGGAGGAGAAGGCCGAGGCCCGCGAATTTGAGGAGGACCAGGTGGCGGGGAGGCTGAAGGAGGACGTG CTTGAGCAGAGAGGCAGGCTGCAGAAGTCGGTGGCAAAGGAG ATCCAGGCCCCAGACCCTGCTGACTTTCGAATCCTACGGGGTCACCAGCTGTCCATCACATGTTTGGTTATCACCCCTGACGACCTGGCCATCTTTTCTGCCTCCAAAGACTGCACCATTATTAAGT GGAGCGTGGAAAGTGGATGGAAGCTTCATGTGATCCCTCGAGCCAAGAAGGGTGCCGAGGGGCAGCCCTCCGGCCACAGTAGCCACGTCCTCTGCATGGCCATCTCCTCCGATGGCAAGTACCTG GCCTCAGGTGACCGCAGCAAGCTCATTCTCATTTGGGAGGCCCAGAGCTGCCAGCACCTGTACACCTTCACAGGACACCGGGATGCTGTGTCG GGGCTGGCATTCCGCAGAGGCACCCACCAGCTCTACAGCACGTCCCACGACCGCTCTGTGAAGGTGTGGAATGTGGCGGAGAACTCCTACGTGGAGACGCT CTTCGGGCACCAGGATGCTGTGGCTGCACTGGATGCTCTGAGCAGGGAGTGCTGCGTGACCGCCGGGGGCCGGGATGGGACCGTGCGTGTGTGGAAGATCCCCGAGGAGTCCCAGCTTGTCTTCTACGGCCACCA GGGCTCCATCGACAGCATCCAGCTCATCAATGAGGAGCACATGGTGTCAGGTGCAGATGATGG TTCTGTAGCCTTGTGGGGCCTCTCTAAGAAGCGGCCACTTGCCCTGCAGCGTGAGGCCCATGGGCTGCGGGGGGAGCTGGGCTTGGAGCAGCCCTTCTGGGTGTCATCGGTGGCAGCCCTGCTCAACACAGACCTCGTGGCCACAG gctctcACAGCAACTCTGTGCGGCTCTGGCAATGCGGGGAGGGCTTCCGGCAGCTTGACCTTCTCTGCGACATCCCCCTG GTGGGCTTTATCAATAGCCTCAAGTTCTCCAGTGctggggacttcctggtggctgGGGTAGGGCAGGAGCACAG GCTTGGCCGGTGGTGGCGGATCAAAGAGGCCCGGAACTCCGTCTGCATCATCCCTCTCCACAGggcccccaggccccctgctGCTGGCTCCTGA